A single Melopsittacus undulatus isolate bMelUnd1 chromosome 11, bMelUnd1.mat.Z, whole genome shotgun sequence DNA region contains:
- the SLC25A10 gene encoding mitochondrial dicarboxylate carrier isoform X3: MAERRVSRWYFGGLASCGAACCTHPLDLLKVHLQTQQEVKMRMMGMAMHVIRNDGFLALYNGLSASLCRQMTYSLTRFGIYETAREHLGRGSQGPPPFYQKVLLGAVGGFTGGLVGTPADLVNVRMQNDMKQPPSQRRNYSHALDGMYRVLREGRMCHIPVPAPGCAQDPPHELPGRVPGCYPLCHGNCQAWTPRLLQGLHSRCRPAHSSHHPHLCLPGTATQILWDQSEHLRRRNRPCLTPG; this comes from the exons ATGGCGGAGCGGCGAGTATCGCGCTGGTACTTCGGCGGCCTCGCGTCGTGCGGCGCCGCCTGCTGCACGCACCCGTTGGACCTGCTCAAG GTCCACCTACAGACGCAGCAGGAGGTGAAGATGCGGATGATGGGGATGGCCATGCATGTGATCCGCAACGACGGCTTCCTGGCCCTGTACAACGGGCTCAGCGCCTCCTTGTGCCGGCAG aTGACATATTCCTTGACTCGCTTCGGCATCTACGAGACAGCGCGAGAGCACTTAGGCCGGGGCAGCCAGGGGCCTCCCCCCTTCTACCAGAAAGTGCTGCTGGGTGCAGTGGGAG GTTTCACCGGCGGGCTCGTGGGGACACCGGCAGACCTGGTGAACGTCAG GATGCAGAACGACATGAAGCAGCCGCCCTCTCAGCGGCGCAA CTATTCCCATGCCCTGGACGGCATGTACCGCGTCCTCCGGGAAG GGCGGATGTGCCACATTCCTGTGCCAGCCCCTGGATGTGCTCAAGACCCGCCTCATGAACTCCCAGGGCGAGTACCGG GGTGTTACCCACTGTGCCATGGAAACTGCCAAGCTTGGACCCCTCGCCTTCTACAAG GGCTTCATTCCCGCTGCCGTCCGGCTCATTCCTCACACCATCCTCACCTTTGTCTTCCTGGAACAGCTACGCAAATACTTTGGGATCAAAGTGAGCACCTGAGAAGGAGGAACAGGCCCTGCCTCACCCCAGGGTGA
- the SLC25A10 gene encoding mitochondrial dicarboxylate carrier isoform X2 encodes MAERRVSRWYFGGLASCGAACCTHPLDLLKVHLQTQQEVKMRMMGMAMHVIRNDGFLALYNGLSASLCRQMTYSLTRFGIYETAREHLGRGSQGPPPFYQKVLLGAVGGFTGGLVGTPADLVNVRMQNDMKQPPSQRRNYSHALDGMYRVLREEGLKKLFSGATMASSRGALVTVGQGGCATFLCQPLDVLKTRLMNSQGEYRGVTHCAMETAKLGPLAFYKGFIPAAVRLIPHTILTFVFLEQLRKYFGIKVST; translated from the exons ATGGCGGAGCGGCGAGTATCGCGCTGGTACTTCGGCGGCCTCGCGTCGTGCGGCGCCGCCTGCTGCACGCACCCGTTGGACCTGCTCAAG GTCCACCTACAGACGCAGCAGGAGGTGAAGATGCGGATGATGGGGATGGCCATGCATGTGATCCGCAACGACGGCTTCCTGGCCCTGTACAACGGGCTCAGCGCCTCCTTGTGCCGGCAG aTGACATATTCCTTGACTCGCTTCGGCATCTACGAGACAGCGCGAGAGCACTTAGGCCGGGGCAGCCAGGGGCCTCCCCCCTTCTACCAGAAAGTGCTGCTGGGTGCAGTGGGAG GTTTCACCGGCGGGCTCGTGGGGACACCGGCAGACCTGGTGAACGTCAG GATGCAGAACGACATGAAGCAGCCGCCCTCTCAGCGGCGCAA CTATTCCCATGCCCTGGACGGCATGTACCGCGTCCTCCGGGAAG AGGGCCTGAAGAAACTCTTCTCTGGAGCCACAATGGCATCCAGCCGAGGGGCCCTGGTCACTGTTGGGCAG GGCGGATGTGCCACATTCCTGTGCCAGCCCCTGGATGTGCTCAAGACCCGCCTCATGAACTCCCAGGGCGAGTACCGG GGTGTTACCCACTGTGCCATGGAAACTGCCAAGCTTGGACCCCTCGCCTTCTACAAG GGCTTCATTCCCGCTGCCGTCCGGCTCATTCCTCACACCATCCTCACCTTTGTCTTCCTGGAACAGCTACGCAAATACTTTGGGATCAAAGTGAGCACCTGA
- the SLC25A10 gene encoding mitochondrial dicarboxylate carrier isoform X1 has protein sequence MAERRVSRWYFGGLASCGAACCTHPLDLLKVHLQTQQEVKMRMMGMAMHVIRNDGFLALYNGLSASLCRQMTYSLTRFGIYETAREHLGRGSQGPPPFYQKVLLGAVGGFTGGLVGTPADLVNVRMQNDMKQPPSQRRNYSHALDGMYRVLREEGLKKLFSGATMASSRGALVTVGQLSCYDQAKQLVLSTGLLSDNIFTHFLASFIAGGCATFLCQPLDVLKTRLMNSQGEYRGVTHCAMETAKLGPLAFYKGFIPAAVRLIPHTILTFVFLEQLRKYFGIKVST, from the exons ATGGCGGAGCGGCGAGTATCGCGCTGGTACTTCGGCGGCCTCGCGTCGTGCGGCGCCGCCTGCTGCACGCACCCGTTGGACCTGCTCAAG GTCCACCTACAGACGCAGCAGGAGGTGAAGATGCGGATGATGGGGATGGCCATGCATGTGATCCGCAACGACGGCTTCCTGGCCCTGTACAACGGGCTCAGCGCCTCCTTGTGCCGGCAG aTGACATATTCCTTGACTCGCTTCGGCATCTACGAGACAGCGCGAGAGCACTTAGGCCGGGGCAGCCAGGGGCCTCCCCCCTTCTACCAGAAAGTGCTGCTGGGTGCAGTGGGAG GTTTCACCGGCGGGCTCGTGGGGACACCGGCAGACCTGGTGAACGTCAG GATGCAGAACGACATGAAGCAGCCGCCCTCTCAGCGGCGCAA CTATTCCCATGCCCTGGACGGCATGTACCGCGTCCTCCGGGAAG AGGGCCTGAAGAAACTCTTCTCTGGAGCCACAATGGCATCCAGCCGAGGGGCCCTGGTCACTGTTGGGCAG CTCTCCTGTTATGACCAGGCCAAGCAGCTGGTTCTCTCCACTGGGCTGCTGTCAGACAACATCTTCACTCACTTCCTGGCCAGTTTCATCGCT GGCGGATGTGCCACATTCCTGTGCCAGCCCCTGGATGTGCTCAAGACCCGCCTCATGAACTCCCAGGGCGAGTACCGG GGTGTTACCCACTGTGCCATGGAAACTGCCAAGCTTGGACCCCTCGCCTTCTACAAG GGCTTCATTCCCGCTGCCGTCCGGCTCATTCCTCACACCATCCTCACCTTTGTCTTCCTGGAACAGCTACGCAAATACTTTGGGATCAAAGTGAGCACCTGA